The sequence ATCAGGTCGATGAAGTTCTCTCGAATTATAATATGGGTTTCATTACTAACAATGAAAGATACAATCAGATTATTGATATTTGGACACATACAAATGCTCGACTAACAAAAACACTTATGTCGCGTTTATCTACAGATAAACAAGGATTTAACTCTGTTTATATGATGTTAGATTCTGGCGCAAGGGGTTCGAAAGAGCAAATTCGTCAGCTTTCCGGAATGAGGGGACTGATGGCGAAACCACAAAAATCTGGAGCAACAGGTTCAGAAATTATTGAAAATCCAATTTTAGCGAACTTTAAGGAAGGTCTATCAGTATTAGAATATTTTATTTCTACTCACGGTGCAAGAAAAGGTTTGGCTGATACGGCTTTGAAAACTGCCGATGCAGGATATTTGACAAGACGATTGGTTGACGTATCACAAGATGTGATTATTCAGGATACCGATTGTGGAACACTTCGTGGGCTGAATGCAACAGCATTGAAAAATAATGAAGAAATAGTTGAATCTTTATACGAAAGAATTCTTGGTAGATCAACAGTTCACGATGTTTTTAATCCATTGACCAACGAAAAAATTGTTGATGCAGGTATTCAAATTACTGAAGAAATTGCAAAATTGATAGAAGATTCTCCTGTTGAGCAAGTCGAAATTCGTTCGGTTTTAACTTGTGAATCCAAAAAAGGAGTTTGTGCAAAATGTTACGGAAGAAATCTGGCAACAGGACGCATGGTTCAGAGGGGCGAAGCAGTTGGAGTAATAGCTGCTCAATCTATTGGAGAACCCGGAACTCAGCTAACACTTAGAACATTCCACGTTGGTGGTACAGCCTCGAATATTACAACTGAATCTAGCATTATTTCTCGCTTCGATGGAATAGCAGACATAGACGAACTCAGAACAGTTGAATATGTTGACGATGAAGAGAACAAATTTGATATAGTGATTGGACGATTGGCAGAGCTTAGAATTATTGATAAAACTACAAATGTAGTTCTCTCAACGCATTTCATACCATATGGATCCAAAATGTTTATCAAGAATGGTGCAACTGTCAAAAAAGATGAAGTAATCTGTGAATGGGATCCATACAATGCGGTTATTATTTCTGAAGCTTCTGGTTTTGTCGATTTCGAACATATGATCGAAGGCATAACCTATAAAGTAGAATCGGACGAACAAACTGGTCTGAAAGAGAAAGTTGTTGTTGAAACAAGAGATAGGACTAAAAATCCAAGTGTAAATATTGTTTCTGAGGATGGTGAAATATTGAAATCGTACAACTTGCCGGTTGGTGCCCACGTAATTGTTGAGGAAAGAGATGCAGTTAGGAGTGGTCAGATTTTAGTAAAACTTCCGCGAGCTACAGGAAAATCTGGTGATATCACAGGTGGACTTCCAAGAGTTACGGAATTATTCGAAGCAAGAAATCCATCAAATCCAGCGGTAGTTTCCGAAATTGATGGAGAGGTTGCATTTGGAAAAATCAAACGAGGAAATAGAGAAACTATAGTTACATCAAAAACAGGAGAAGTCAAGAAATATCTCGTCTCGCTTTCTAAACAAATTTTAGTTCAAGCAAACGATTATGTAAAAGCCGGAACTCCACTATCTGATGGAGCAATAACTCCGGCAGATATACTTGCGATTAAAGGTCCAACAAAAGTTCAGGAATATATTGTAAATGAAGTTCAAGAAGTGTATCGTTTGCAAGGTGTAAAAATTAATGACAAACATTTCGAGGTTATTGTTCGCCAGATGATGCGTAAAGTAAATATTGTTGATCCTGGTGATACAAAATTCCTTGAAAAACAAATCGTTGATAAATGGGCTTTCCAGGAAGAAAATGACGATATTTACGGTAAAAAAGTTATATCCGATCCGGGAGATTCTATTCTATTTAAATCTGGTCAAATAATTTCGGCAAGAAAACTTCGGGATGAAAATTCAATTCTTCGTCGAAAAGATTTAAAATTGATTGAATCTCGCGATGTTGTACCTGCTACTGCCAGTCAGGTTTTGCAAGGAATTACTCGGGCTGCACTTCAAACAAAAAGTTTTATGTCGGCAGCCTCCTTCCAGGAAACTACAAAAGTTCTGAACGAAGCAGCAATCCGCGGTAAAGTTGATGATTTGGAAGGTTTGAAAGAAAATGTAATTTGTGGACATTTGATTCCTGCAGGTACTGGTGTAAGAGAATACAACGATATAATTGTAGGTTCTATGGAACAGTATGAAAGTTTACTCGGTCATGCCAAACAAGGTGATGAAGACGAACCTGAAGAAGATATCATTGAATAGTAAACATGTTTTAAATTTTAGATATTGAAATTATGAGCGATAAAAATAAACCATTACCAAACCAAATAAATATTGAGTTAAGTGATGAAGTGGCACAGGGTACATATTCAAATTTAGCTGTAATTACTCATTCAGCATCAGAATTTGTAGTTGATTTTGTGAGAATAATGCCTGGAATTCCTAAAGCAAAAGTTAAGTCCAGAATAGTTCTTAGTCCTGAAAATGCGAAACGATTAATGCTCGCTCTAAACGAAAATGTTAAGAAATTTGAATCGATACATGGCCCCATAAAAGAGGTCAAACAGGGCGGTCCAGCAATGCCGATGAATTTTGGCGGTCCTACTGCACAAGCATAAATATTTTAAAAAGTCTCAACATTTGCTGAGACTTTTTTAATTTTTACCATGATTAGTTTAAACAATGTAAATATTTATTATCGGAATAAATATCTATTATGATTAAGTTTCTGACATATGTATTTTTCTTATTTATGTTTTTTTATTTAATGAAACATGTAGGAAGGTTATTGTTTCCTTTTCTAATGAAGCGATTTGTGAAAAAAATGACTAATTCTTTTCCAAATCAAGCTTCACAAGCAGAACAAAAAAGAAAAGGAGAAGTAACAATAGATCATAAACCAAAATCTGCAAAAAAAGTAAATAAGGACGAAGGCGATTACATTGATTATGAAGATATAAAGGAATAAAATTAATAATCTATAAAACTAAAAAAGTCCGGCAAAAATTTGTCGGACTTTTTTTAATGCAATTATTTCGGTTAAAACTATTTTCAGCACAAATTTTTGTTTAGGCTTTGCTACGAAATAAGTTGATCAAAGTAAGCGAAGTTATTTTGTGCAATAACAAGGCAATAACATAGGCAGCCATTAGCTACGGCGAGTATTTTTAAGGAAGTTTGCGTGCAAAATAGCAGCTTGAATGGGCAAGCTATTTCTTAGCAATGTCTTAGTTATATTTCTTTATCTAAGCAATTTGCTGGGATTTGAAAAATCAGATTCTGTTAAAGCCACGAATTTCTGTTTAATAATCCGTGGCTATTAGAACTGTTTATTTTCGTTTACAGGGTATCAAGGCAATTTAGATCTTCAAAAGCTAATTTAAGACGCTCAACCATAGATTTTTCTCCTTCGCGAACCCAAGCTCGTGGATCGTACTTTTTCTTGTTGGGTTTATCAGCACCGTCAGGATTGCCAATCTGGGCCTGAAGATAATCGTGGTTTTTATTTTCGTACTGACGCACACCATCCCAAAATGCCCACTGAGTATCTGTATCAATGTTCATTTTTATAACACCATAACTTATTGCTTCACGAATTTCTTTACGGCTGGAACCTGATCCTCCATGGAAAACAAAGTTTACTTCGTTATGATTTGTGTTATATTTTTCCTGAATATATTCCTGTGAGTTCTTTAAAATTTTTGGAGTAAGCTTTACGTTTCCAGGCTTATAAACTCCATGAACATTACCAAAACTTGCTGCAATGGTAAACCTGTTGCTAACTTTGCTTAACTCTTCATATGCATATGCTACTTCAGATGGTTGGGTATAGAGCAGTGCATTATCCACTTCAGTATTATCAACGCCGTCTTCTTCACCACCTGTAACACCTAATTCTATCTCTAAAGTCATACCGATTTTATCCATCCGTCTAAGGTATTCTTTACAAATTGCAATATTCTCTTCGATTGGTTCTTCTGAAAGATCTAGCATATGAGAGCTGAACAGTGGTTTGCCATATTCGGCAAAGTGTTTCTCTCCAGCTTCCAACAATCCATCTATCCAGGGTAGGAGTTTCTTTGCTGCATGATCGGTATGAAGAATTACAGGTACATTATAAGCTTCAGCTATAACATGACAATGTTTGGCAAAAGCAATTCCACCAAAAATGGCAGCTTTTTGATTTTCGTTGTTCATTCCTTTGCCGGCAAAAAATACAGCACCGCCATTTGATACTTGTATAAAAACAGGTGAGTTTACTTCACGTGCTGCTTCCATTACTGCATTGGCTGAATGTGAGCCTATTACATTTACAGCGGGTAGTGCAAATTTATTTTCTTTAGCAATTTTGAAAACTTCCTGAACATCATTTCCGGTAATCACGCCAGCTTTTACTTTATTAAATATTTTATTCATAATATTAAGTATTTTAGATAATTTCCATATTTGCTACAAAATTAAAAAAAGTTTGGAGTTTTTATATTCCTATTGAAAATTATTATTAGGAATTTATTTGTTGTAGCAATTGTATCATAAATATATATCTACTTCATAAAGTATGAAATTTATAAGTATTCTGTAACTACTCAGCACTTATTAATATTATGAAAACAAGTCTGATAGGACTTGATTGTTATTCAGTCCTTATGAAATGCGGGTTGCTCAGCAATTTGTAGAATAAGCCTGAAGGAGTTGAATTTCAGGGAATTGAACTCCTTCAAAGTTCTACTCGTCTTATATCATTAATTCAGTAGCTTGCACCTATTACTATTGATATTCAATTCCTTAAAGGATTGTTATTGATTAGTTAAAATTATTTTGCGGAGAGGGGGGGATTCGAACCCCCGGTACCCTTCACGAGTACGGCAGTTTAGCAAACTGCTGGATTAAGCCACTCTCCCACCTCTCCAATAAAGTTCGGCAAAGATAGAAAAATCATTTTTTCGTAACAAAAATATTTTTAAAATTTATTTACTTTTGTTCGGTTCATAAAATTAATAAAAATAGAATGAAGATTTCTTATAATTGGGTAAAGCAATATGCTGATATTGAGTTAGATGTTGAAAGTGTTTCGGAAATTTTGACCGATACTGGGTTGGAAGTTGAAGGAATAGAAAAATTTCAATCGATAAAAGGTGGGCTAGAAGGCATAGTCATAGGTGAAGTAAAAACCTGCTTCAAACATCCTGATGCTGATAAACTTAGCCTAACTACGGTAGATATTGGAAAAGATAATTTGCTGAATATTGTTTGTGGAGCACCAAATGTTGCTGCCGGACAAAAAGTTGTGGTTGCAGGAATTGGAACTACATTATTTATCGGCGATGATCAGATAAAACTAAAAAAGAATAAAATCAGAGGACAAATTTCTGAGGGCATGATTTGTGCCGAAGATGAAATTGGACTTGGAACTTCACATGATGGAATTTTGGTTTTAGACGAAAATGCTAAAGTAGGAGAATTAGCAAAAAATTATTTCAAAATTGAAAATGACACAATATTTGAAATCGGACTCACTCCAAACAGAATTGATGGAGCTTCGCACTATGGAACAGCTCGAGATATTGTTGCTTTTCTGAAACAAACTCGCAAAATTGATCTTGTAAAACCATCTGTTGAGAATTTTAAAATAGACAACCGGAATTCAAAAATTGAAGTTTTTGTTGAAAATCAGGGGGCTTGTCCGCGATATTCTGGCATAACTATCTCAGGACTTGATGTAAGAGAATCGCCCGATTGGTTGAAAAATCGATTGCTTTCAGTAAATCAGAAACCCATAAATAGTGTTGTTGATATTACGAATTATGTAATGCTCGAAACCGGGCAACCTCTCCATGCTTTCGATGCCGAAAAAATTTCAGGAAACAAAGTAATTGTTAAAACTCTTCCGAATAAAGCCAAATTTACAACTTTAGACGAAACCGAAAGAGAACTTTCTGAGCAAGACTTAATGATTTGTAACGAAGAGCTGGGAATGTGCATTGCCGGAGTTTTTGGTGGAATTGACTCTGGAGTTACTGAAAAAACAAGAGATATTTTCCTCGAAAGTGCACATTTTAATCCAGCATTTGTCAGAAGAACTTCAAAGCTTCATAATTTAAATACCGATTCTTCTTTCAGATTTGAACGAGGCTCCGATCCAAATAATACTATTTATGCACTTAAACGTGCCGCACTTTTAATTAAAGAATTAGCCGGAGGAAAAATTAGCTCCGATATTATTGACATTTACCCTGAAAAAATTGAGCCTATCCAACTGAAAATTACATATTTCAATATATGGAGACTTATAGGAAAATCTATTCAGAAAAATGAGATAAAGAAAATTCTTGAATCGCTTGACATAAATATTCTTAGCGAAAATGAAGAAGAATTAAATATTGAAATTCCTACTTATAGGGTTGATGTTCAGCGAGAAGCAGATGTTGTTGAAGAAATATTGAGAATATACGGTTATAATAATATCGAAATCTCAAATCATGTAAATTCTTCACTGCAATTTGCTCAAAAACCTGACAAAGAGAATATTAATAACAAAGTAGCCGAATTTTTGGTAAGCAACGGATTTAACGAAATGATGGCAAATTCGCTCACAAAAAAGGATTACTATGAAAATATAGAAAATTTTGATAGTTCAAAAAATGTTAATATTTCAAATCCTTTGAGTCGAGATTTAAATACTATGCGAAGATCTTTGTTGTTCGGTGGACTTGAGGCAATTGCATACAATTCTAACAGGAAAAAATTCGATCAAAATTTATTCGAATTTGGTTTTTGTTATTCAAAAATTTCCGATAATTTTAATGAAGAAATTAAAAAACAATTTCTCGAAGAAGAACATCTTGCACTGTTTCTTTCCGGAAATAAGACAATGGCAAGTTGGAATTTGAAAGTTGAGCCAACAAATATATTTTATCTAAAAGGCTATGTTGAAGGGATTTTGGCAAAAATTGGTATAAATATCAATGCTATAAATATTGAAGAAATCAACAATCAATTTTTCAATTCTGGGCTGAACTATTCTTATCAAAAAAAGTCAATTGTTGAATTCGGTGTGGTTTCAAAAAAACTACAGAAAAAATTTGATTTAGAAAATGAAGTATTTTATGCCGATTTTCATTGGAATAATATTATTTCATCAATAGGAAAAAATAAAATTCTATTTACCGAAATTCCAAAATATCCTGAAGTTAAAAGAGATTTGGCATTATTGATAGATAAAAATATCAAATTTGAACAAATAAAAAATCTTGCCTACAAAACTGAAAGAAAACTTTTGCAAAATGTTTCGCTTTTCGATGTTTACGAAGGCAAACAAATTGCTGACAATAAAAAATCATATGCAATTAGTTTCATTCTGCAAGATATGTACAAAACGCTAACTGACAAGCAAATAGATAAAATTATGAAAAAATTCATTTTTGCTTTCAAGAATGAATTTGATGCTGAAATTAGATAAGGACCGAACTTTTTAAAAAGACAGGATAAGTTGTGCATATTATTTATCAATAGTTAAATTTACAAAATGGAACTTGAAAAAATATACAATGAGGATTGTTTAATTACAATGCGCAATATTCCGGACAACTTCATTGATTTTATAATAACATCGCCACCTTACGACGATATTAGAAATTATAATGGTTATAAATTTGAATTTGAGAAAATAGCATGTGAATTATTCAGAGTATTAAAAAATGGGGGAATAATTGTTTGGGTTGTTGCAGATGCAACAATTGCAGGAAGTGAGTCGGGAACATCATTCAAACAAGCATTGTATTTCAAAGAAATTGGCTTCAGGCTTCACGACACTATGATTTATTATAAGAATAACCCAATGCCACAAACAGGAAAAAGGTATCATCAACACTTTGAATATATGTTTGTATTATCAAAAGGAAGTCCAAAAACATTTAATCCATTGACTGAACCAACAAAATATCAGGGACTTGCCAATATGAAAAACAGAGGGCAAAAAGGTTCCTTAAACTATGAAAAAGTTGAACGGACAACTGAAAAAAAAGTTGGTAATGTGTTTTTTTATTCGATAGGTGGTGGAATTTCAACCAAAGACAAGATAGCATATAATCATCCTGCAATATTTCCCGAAAAATTGGTAGCTGACCAGATTAATACATGGACTAATGAATCAGAGCTTATATATGATCCATTTATGGGAAGTGGAACAACTGCAAAAATTGCACATATATTAAATAGAAGGTGGATAGGTTCTGAAATTTCTAAAACATATGTAGAAATTGCTGAAAAGAGATTAAAATTGCATACGATGAATAACTTGTTTACAGAGAAATAACATGGATTTAGTTGAAAAAGGTTCACAAACTGCAAAGAACGGTTTCAGAAATGAAGACGATATTGTGAAAAAGTTTAACGAATGGGAAATTGATAAAGATGCTCAGAATTGGTTAATTTTGATGCAGTATGAACTTTCAGAAATTGAATTTGTTGAAGCTGTAAAAATTTCTGGATATAAAACTGATGTTCAAGTTCAAGTAATTATTAAATTGAAAAAAGCAATTGATGTTGAAAATATACAAGTTAAATTAGTAAGTAATTCGAAAGGATATAATCAAATAGATAAACGTTGGGTTGATAAATATGCAGAAATGTGGGATATTCCAAAGAATATTGTTTCTATTCTTAGAAGATATACTGGCGAAGAAAAGCCTACAATAAAAAGCCCAAAAGATAATCGAAGAATGTTTGCAACTGAATTTACCGAAAATGGAGCAAAATAATATAATTAGATGGTTGAATAAAAATCAATCATTAATCATATCTGACATATTAAAAGGACGTGGAAAATTTGCAGCTGAATGGATGTTAGTTGCTCAAAAAATTGAAAAGAATGCAAGGTGGATATTAAAACCTATGAACTTTTGTATGAATTTCTTTGGTAATGGAGAAATTGTGATTTCTACAAGAGGAAATTTCAAGATAGGAAGAATCACCATGCAAAGAAAAGGCGGTGATGGTGGCAGGGATACTGCTAAAATGCTGCAATTTAAAATAAATCCCGCTGAATTGTTTGATATTAAATAAAACACCAGCTCAAGTAAATTGATAAACTCTATCTTCACAATTTCCATATTTATGATATTTATTGCTTAGTGAAATTAAAATTATGACAAAAATAGTAGTTCTCGGAGCTGGTTTGGTGGGTGCACCAATAGCTTTTGATTTAGCAAAAGACAAAAATTTTAAAATAAGCATTGTAGATAAAGATGCAAAACCTTTAGAAAAGTTTGAGAATACCGCGATAAAAGCTATTTGCCGCGATTTATCGAATGCCGGTTCAGTGAAAGAAATAGTTAAAGATTTTGATTTTGTAGTAAGTGCAGTTCCCGGATTTATGGGATTTCAAACAATAAAAGCAGTTATTGAATCGAAAAAAAATGTTGTTGATATTGCATTTTTTCCTGAAGATCCATTTCTGCTCGATGAATTAGCAAAAAAAAATAATGTAATTGCGATTACCGATTGTGGTGTAGCTCCCGGTATGAGCAATATTTTAGTTGGACATGCTCATAATTTGTTAGACAAAACCGAAAATGTAGAAATTTACGTTGGAGGATTACCGCAGATTCGCCAAAAACCATTCGAATATAAAGCAGTTTTTTCGCCAATAGATGTAATTGAAGAATATACCCGACCTGCCCGTCTAATAGAGAATTTTCAAGTTGTAACAAAACCAGCATTGACCGAATGTGAATTGATGGATTTTTCAAAAATCGGCACACTTGAAGCTTTTAATAGTGATGGCTTACGCTCGCTGGCTTACACCATAGACGGAAAAAACATGAAAGAAAAAACTTTAAGATATCCTGGACATGTCGAAAAAATGAAATTGTTTAGAGAAACCGGTTTTTTCGATAAAAATGAAATTGAAATAAATGGGGTAAAAATTAGTCCTTTAGATTTCACTTCAAAAATACTTTTTCCAAAATGGAAATTGGAGAAAAACCAGCATGATATTACTGTTATGAAAATTCTTGTTGAAGGATATAAAAATGAAAAATATAAATCCTTCACATACGATTTGTTCGACAGATACGATTCTAAATCAGAAACACATTCTATGGCACGAACTACAGGATATACAGCGAGTTCTGCAATCAGAATGTTGATTAGTAACATTTACACTCAAGTGGGGATTACTGTTCCTGAGTTTCTTGGGAAAAATCAAAAATGTTACGAATTCATTATAGATGAGCTTGCCAAAAGGGGAATTCATTATATTGAAAAAATTGATTAAGAATTTGCCAAAATTACTGATATTATGATTGTTAGAATTATATCATTAATGTATTTTCCATAATTTCTAAAGATTCTTTAAATCTAAAACTATCAATTTTGTATGAGAACATATCTCCCAACAATAATAATTGTTCTTATAAATCTTTTGCTTGATTTATACGTTTTTAAAGGAATTAGAATACTTATAAAAAAAAGAATAATTAGAAAAACACCGAAAATTTCTATATACATATCTTATTGGTTTATAAGTTTTTTATATCTATTCTCTTTTTTGGTTTTGCTACCCGATACTCGCGAAATTGACAGTCGTCAGGAATATCATAAAATATTTACATTTATTGGTTTATGGGCATTGGTTTTTATTCCAAAAATTGCATTTACGATATTTCATTTTATCGAAGATATTTCAGAATTGATTAAGCGTTTAGTACAGAAAATCAGAAATATAGGAAATGTTTCTACCGATGAGTTACCTAAAATATCAAGAACAAAATTTATTTCTCAAATTGGAATTGTGTTTGCTTCCATTCATTTTTTTTCAATTTTATATGCTATCACTAAAGGTAGAAGTAACTATAAGATAAAAAACCAAAACCTATTTTTCAATAATTTGCCCTCAAATTTCGATGGTCTGAAAATTGTCCAAATCTCTGATTTCCATATCGGAAGTTTCTTTGGAAGCCCTGATGAGGTCGAAAAGGCGGTGAACATAATCAATGCACAAAATCCAGATTTAATTTTATTTACCGGGGATATGGTAAATAATTTTGCAAACGAAATGGAAGAATTTATCGATATTCTTCAAACCCTTGAAGCAAAATATGGAAAATATGCAATACTTGGCAATCACGATTATGGTAACTATATCGACTGGAAATCGAGTGATGAAAAAAATCAGAATCAAAAAGATTTGGTTGATAATTTCAAGAAAATAAATTTCAATTTATTGTTAAACCAAAACGATACGATAAAAATATATGATCAGGAAATTTCGATTATAGGAGTGGAAAATTGGGGTTTGCCACCATTTCCACAATATGGTAATTTGAAAAAAGCAGTGGAAGATGTCGAACCCGATAATTTCAAAATCCTATTGTCGCACGATCCAACTCATTGGGACGAACAGGTAGTTTCAAAAACAAATATAGACCTAACACTTTCAGGGCATACTCACGGAATGCAGATGGGAATTGATGTTTTGGGAATAAAATGGAGCCCTGTGAAATTTATTTATAAGCGATGGTCTGGTTTATATAATGAAAAAAACCAATATTTATATGTAAATATTGGTTTAGGATTTATTGCTTTTCCAGGGCGAATTGGAATGTTGCCGGAAATTACTGTGGTAGAACTTCATACAAAAGTCTAATCAAAATATCATAGAAATCTGTAAGCGAGAATTAGTAATAGTCTTCTTTCAGAGGATTCCAGTTTTTAGATGAATTTTATCTTTATTTCATTTATTGAAAAGTTGAAAATTCTGGATATGTTTTTTTTTAAGCCTTCATTTTAAATGATTAAAATCGCCGGTGCAAGCCATTTCTTTAAGGATAATAGGCAAAAAAAAATATTGTTTTTTGACGAAATGATTATTTTGCCTGACTAAAATTCTAACTCGAATGTAAAGGAAATTTTTTTATGTCTTATTTTAGTCTAAAAATGCCTTGATAATTAGATATATATAGGTAAATTGTTGTTTGTCCTGACCTGAAATATTTTAAACTTAACAACCATTTTGTAGAAATGGCGTATCATAAATTGTTCATTAATCAAAAACATTTTACTGATAAACTTATAAATTTTAATTGCAAACAACATGAAAATTACAATAAACATACTACTCACTTTTTTACTAACTACTTTTTTATTTTTAACATACACTAAAGCTCAAAATGTTGAAATTGATCAACTTTTCGGGAATTCTCATTTTTTGTTAGAGCAAATGGAAGATGTAGTTGTTGTCAGTATGGAAAAATCTCCTTGGGAGGCATTCACGCTAAGTTTAACTAATGGAAATTTTATTGAAAATTCTATTTGTAATATTCAATTCAAATCATTTGAAAACATAGATATCAGAGTCGATTTTAGTAATGGAAATACAATTTTTGAAGGAATCAAAGAAAGCATTGTTGGAATGGACAAGTTTCAAAATTTAGAATTCGACCTTTCTGATATTATTTCGAGCATTGATTACTCTTCAAATCCATACCTTATT comes from Bacteroidota bacterium and encodes:
- a CDS encoding T9SS type A sorting domain-containing protein; translated protein: MKITINILLTFLLTTFLFLTYTKAQNVEIDQLFGNSHFLLEQMEDVVVVSMEKSPWEAFTLSLTNGNFIENSICNIQFKSFENIDIRVDFSNGNTIFEGIKESIVGMDKFQNLEFDLSDIISSIDYSSNPYLIIYVNPGHEYSGEIMLKTINFTMNSEAEKESLSEQILDFELSVYPNPANDIINIEMPEGFEGEIVVRDISGRVVFESTVNNSFETICQANLSHLQSGSYFVSIIDDENLISKKIQLY
- a CDS encoding metallophosphoesterase, whose product is MRTYLPTIIIVLINLLLDLYVFKGIRILIKKRIIRKTPKISIYISYWFISFLYLFSFLVLLPDTREIDSRQEYHKIFTFIGLWALVFIPKIAFTIFHFIEDISELIKRLVQKIRNIGNVSTDELPKISRTKFISQIGIVFASIHFFSILYAITKGRSNYKIKNQNLFFNNLPSNFDGLKIVQISDFHIGSFFGSPDEVEKAVNIINAQNPDLILFTGDMVNNFANEMEEFIDILQTLEAKYGKYAILGNHDYGNYIDWKSSDEKNQNQKDLVDNFKKINFNLLLNQNDTIKIYDQEISIIGVENWGLPPFPQYGNLKKAVEDVEPDNFKILLSHDPTHWDEQVVSKTNIDLTLSGHTHGMQMGIDVLGIKWSPVKFIYKRWSGLYNEKNQYLYVNIGLGFIAFPGRIGMLPEITVVELHTKV
- a CDS encoding saccharopine dehydrogenase; the protein is MMTKIVVLGAGLVGAPIAFDLAKDKNFKISIVDKDAKPLEKFENTAIKAICRDLSNAGSVKEIVKDFDFVVSAVPGFMGFQTIKAVIESKKNVVDIAFFPEDPFLLDELAKKNNVIAITDCGVAPGMSNILVGHAHNLLDKTENVEIYVGGLPQIRQKPFEYKAVFSPIDVIEEYTRPARLIENFQVVTKPALTECELMDFSKIGTLEAFNSDGLRSLAYTIDGKNMKEKTLRYPGHVEKMKLFRETGFFDKNEIEINGVKISPLDFTSKILFPKWKLEKNQHDITVMKILVEGYKNEKYKSFTYDLFDRYDSKSETHSMARTTGYTASSAIRMLISNIYTQVGITVPEFLGKNQKCYEFIIDELAKRGIHYIEKID